A portion of the Bradysia coprophila strain Holo2 unplaced genomic scaffold, BU_Bcop_v1 contig_297, whole genome shotgun sequence genome contains these proteins:
- the LOC119078682 gene encoding pathogen-related protein-like, whose protein sequence is MEIYMSNLGLRLIIVCSLITVGWCYRSSGHHYDQHVPFGSMQYGNQNNANCPMLQPFPPNAAKVTDNLPYECLPSYLRNRNAVLDDDDGTTEWAAGSKPDYSSVDALFVTERTIIHPEGSMEDRISNLIKNWDKELRHKRNSKQWVTVVPDNYFMVNNGERLSLAEIFQIGSYNMFLGRSEFYSRDYINSSTADNTFQTALGSGFAIEVLEVFSPPPRVSFKFRHWGHMTGALRCPMRNGTWLNVPPHGRKVEFFGNSVLHVNEKYQIMSVENSFRGDALMEQMVLGTGVGTRTGTLNGNGGVEPNRGSGAWFW, encoded by the exons ATGGAAATCTATATGAGTAACCTCGGTTTACGTCTCATCATCGTTTGTTCGCTTATCACAGTAGGATGGTGTTACAGAAGCTCGGGACATCACTATGACCAAC ATGTGCCCTTTGGATCCATGCAATATGGAAATCAAAATAATGCAAATTGTCCAATGCTTCAACCATTTCCTCCGAATGCTGCTAAAGTCACCGACAACTTACCCTATGAATGTCTTCCCTCGTACTTGAGAAATCGAAACGCGGTCTTAGACGACGACGATGGAACAACGGAATGGGCAGCAGGCAGTAAACCTGATTATAGTTCCGTTGATGCGCTGTTTGTCACTG AACGCACAATAATTCATCCGGAAGGTTCAATGGAAGACCGAATTTCAAACTTAATAAAAAACTGGGACAAAGAATTACGCCacaaacgaaattcaaaacaGTGGGTGACGGTAGTACCGGACAATTACTTCATGGTTAATAACGGTGAACGACTATCGTTGGCGGAAATTTTCCAGATTGGGTCTTACAATATGTTTCTCGGTCGATCGGAATTTTACTCAAGAGACTACATCAACAGTTCAACTGCCGATAACACCTTTCAAACTGCATTGGGCAGCGGATTTGCCATAGAAGTGCTGGAGGTGTTTTCACCACCTCCCAGagtttcattcaaattcaGACACTGGGGTCACATGACCGGAGCGCTACGATGTCCAATGAGAAATGGCACTTGGTTAAATGTACCGCCACATGGACGCAAAGTGGAATTCTTCGGTAACAGCGTGCTTCatgtgaatgaaaaatatcagATTATGAGTGTCGAGAATAGCTTCAGGGGCGATGCACTGATGGAACAAATGGTTCTTGGAACTGGAGTTGGAACTCGAACTGGAACGTTGAATGGAAATGGAGGTGTTGAACCAAATCGAGGAAGTGGTGCTTGGTTTTGGTAA